One genomic segment of Candidatus Latescibacterota bacterium includes these proteins:
- the tig gene encoding trigger factor, which yields MSSQQAAPGQDSQQHEHGHHDHPPLVELQGVEVEETQSWQRVVSIKLPVSEWDQARATVLVGIRRKAQLPGFRKGKVPKAMVESHYAREIAYDALDWLLPRAWHQAMHEVTLNTVNDPEYSDIDFGEESGTFGFKATVEVRPEVTITGAKGMAVTWYREDPPADGVERTLESLQESRATYAEVERAAADGDRLSVDFRQVDEDGHAILGTEVTGHLFELGSDYVLDAFSDGVRGMSVGEERRFPVTYPADYDQESLAGQSRHFQVTLKRIEEKRLPTLDDAFAAEVGKFKSMDELREQIKGNIEADIENRNRGRLETALVQGLLALNPFELPPSMVENYLVHLVADQERRAGREITDEERREAAKAMRPGAEFAIKRWFVIDTVAKQESLAVDDAEFEAHLESLAKAEGSEVEDIRRSVKRADAEERIREDLLHRKVFAFLEEQATIKREPMPQAGAES from the coding sequence ATGAGCAGCCAGCAGGCCGCCCCGGGGCAGGATTCACAGCAGCACGAGCACGGACACCACGACCATCCGCCGCTCGTGGAGCTGCAGGGCGTCGAGGTCGAGGAGACGCAGTCCTGGCAGCGCGTGGTGAGCATCAAGCTGCCCGTCAGCGAGTGGGACCAGGCGCGCGCGACGGTGCTGGTGGGCATCCGCCGCAAGGCGCAGCTGCCCGGCTTCCGCAAGGGCAAGGTGCCGAAGGCGATGGTGGAGAGCCACTACGCCCGCGAGATCGCCTACGACGCGCTGGACTGGCTGCTGCCGCGCGCCTGGCATCAGGCGATGCACGAGGTCACGCTCAACACCGTGAACGACCCCGAGTACAGCGACATCGACTTCGGCGAGGAGAGCGGCACCTTCGGCTTCAAGGCCACCGTGGAGGTGCGACCCGAGGTGACGATCACCGGCGCCAAGGGCATGGCCGTCACCTGGTATCGCGAGGACCCGCCGGCCGACGGCGTGGAGCGCACGCTCGAGTCGCTCCAGGAGAGCCGCGCCACCTACGCCGAGGTGGAGCGCGCCGCCGCCGACGGCGACCGGCTGAGCGTCGACTTCCGCCAGGTGGACGAGGACGGCCACGCCATCCTCGGCACCGAGGTCACGGGGCACCTCTTCGAGCTGGGCAGCGACTACGTGCTCGACGCCTTCTCCGACGGCGTGCGCGGCATGAGCGTCGGCGAGGAGCGCCGCTTCCCGGTGACCTACCCGGCCGACTACGACCAGGAATCCCTGGCCGGGCAGTCGCGTCACTTCCAGGTGACGCTGAAGCGCATCGAGGAGAAGCGGCTGCCCACGCTGGACGACGCCTTCGCCGCCGAAGTGGGCAAGTTCAAGTCGATGGACGAGTTGCGCGAGCAGATCAAGGGCAACATCGAGGCCGACATCGAGAACCGCAATCGGGGGCGTCTGGAGACGGCCCTGGTCCAGGGCTTGCTGGCACTGAACCCGTTCGAGCTGCCGCCGTCCATGGTCGAGAACTACCTGGTCCACCTGGTCGCGGACCAGGAGCGCCGCGCCGGACGGGAGATCACGGACGAGGAGCGCCGCGAGGCGGCCAAGGCCATGCGGCCGGGCGCCGAGTTCGCCATCAAGCGCTGGTTCGTGATCGACACCGTGGCGAAGCAGGAGAGCCTCGCGGTGGACGACGCGGAGTTCGAGGCGCACCTCGAGTCCCTGGCCAAGGCCGAGGGCAGCGAGGTCGAGGACATCCGCCGCAGCGTGAAGCGCGCGGATGCCGAGGAGC